tacaaaaacagaaCTGGACTTTGGCACAAAAGATCTGTTCGTCTGTGAAGTAGAGttctattaaatattaataagttCTGTACTGGGAGGATTGCTGTCATTAGAGACAGGATGTAAGATGTAAAAAGCACGATGGCAATTAGAAAATAGTTCATTGTGTCCTGAATTTACAtgcttttaaattcaataaatactGAATGTTTGCTGAATTTCTGATGTTAAAATATTCCATCATGTAGTGAGCCCTGGTTCTCCATAGTCAGAGTAATACCCACAGTGGATGGGAAATTAccagacaccagactccatagAGATAAACAGTCATTTAACCTCTCAGGACACAGGAGTtcctggtctactgctgcctccatcttttagtttgtttgtgtaattgtatgattttggtgttttaaagggttagttcagattcaacaaagtcacacaataacacaaacaaaccaacagatgTAGTCAGCAGTAGAGCAgaaactcctgtgttctgagaggttaaattaatgtttttctcaatggagtctggtgtgtTAGTAGAGAGCACAgctaacagcttcagttccctgTCATACTACCACACATCTAAACATCACTACTGTCCCTTCAAGACACCGTGGTCATATCTTCCTCACAGACTGGTACCAGTAAACGGCCCAGTAGTTGGGAACCGATGCACTGGAGGAAAAGGTCATGtgatcaataaaaacattagaaTTTATATTCTgagaagcaaaaataataaccCGTAACTTTAAATGAAATCTGATCAGTAGTGTCTCCTCGCTGGGATTCGATATCCAGTAattcatttgcataattaagACAGCAGTTTGATaataacatatattaatatatttgttcCTCTGGATCTCATCTGAACCTGTGAACATGTTCATCGTACTGAGCGTCTCCGTATCGATCACACTGTTCATTCTGAAGCTTGTCTACATGCTGAAGATGTTTCCACATCTGTGGACCGACAGTTCGATTCTCCCCgacagctgcagctcctccttcaGGAAGCGTCCCACCTGCTCGGAGCGGACGACGTCACAGAACACCCAGATCTCTTCACGCTCACGCCGGACGTTGGCGTTACACGGCGGCAGACCGGAGCTCCGGCTCAGAGACCGCCACACCTGCAGGGAGGAAGACGATGAAACAGGAGATGAAGAGACAAAAGAGAATACagattaattattaattcagaaaaaaaagtgtcacatGTGAAGATGATTCATGAGAAGAAAAACTCAAATTAGCAAAGAGAAGTGGAGCTACAAAACAAGAACTAAATCCAgctcaataaatacatttaaatggggcagatgtacattttttatacatcaacaaaaatgattgttttgttcaatcaacagtccaaaatccaGAAATATTCATTTGACTTTGATGTCACATATGAGCATCTCTGACCGGATCagtttttgcttgaaaaaacaattttatccgtttaaaaaaaagtagcagcTCCAGAAACACGTgtcatgtttgtctttattcGTTGTTTTTTTCGTGTTCATCATTAAAGCCGTATGTCAGAACACATTCATCGACACCTAGGACCTGAGGCTACTCcattacccagcatgctcctggctgcCTGATGTTCGGTCACAGAATAATAAGATGGATCCAGCTGCACTTGACGGGctgacagcaggacagagagcaggactccggttggaccagaggaggtggaggaggtgtttgcatcatgatgcttggtgctcaaacacagtcaaacatgttttcctGATGTTTCATATTCTccgcccagagaattgtttttgttgattctgtttacattccttatgatgcaaattcaaaaaatgcaccACAGGAATGATctcctgtttttgttctgtttacgTGTTAAAATGTGCTACAACTGAACTCATTGtacatccctgtgttgcataatgacaataaaggaAACCTGAATCCttgacaaaatataaataaagatctTGTGATCTCGGTTTAAAGCTGGTCATGAACTGAGCCCGGTGGTCATGTGGCGTTGAGGTGATGATGAAACATCACCGCTGCATGTCATACTGTCTCTATTGGCTGAAACCAATAATATAGaatcaataataacaacattacacagcctcacagagctgctaacatTACACAGGCCTGATCCACCGACCTGCTCGATGTCTCTGCCCCCCCCACAGTTGTGGCGACCGATCACCCATTTGGCCCTCTGGTGGAGGTGGAGCCTGTGGACCGACACCACGTGATGGAACGATTTGGACAGCGACTCGTTCTGCAGAACTCCACTCTGTGTGAAGATGCTCCAGGAGCGTTTGAGCGGGGAGTCCGTGACGGGGAGGACATCTTTGTGTCCGCTGACCTCCCTCTGTGGGAGGAGGTGCTTTGGTGTTTCTGAGATGAAGGCGGCGTCTTCAGGTTCTGGTGGATTTCCAGGTGGAACGTGAACTGTGCCAGCGTGCGTCCTGCAGTCAGAGACGAGTGAACCAGCCGGGCAGGTGGTGATGACGGGCGCTGGTCTGGCCGGTCTGATGGGCGGGTGGCGGTCTGCGGCGGCGGGGTACCAGGGCGTGAAGACCGGGGGAGTCCTGCAGGGGAAAGACTCCAGGagcctctctgtcctctctaaCAGACCGCTGAGCCCAGCAGCTGATCCGGGCTGATAGTGCAGAACCACATCCTCCATACAGATCAGAGGACCgacaccaccagcaccaccctcctcttcctcctcagcatcTTCCTCCCCGTGATGACGTCCCTTCAGCTGGACAAAGCAAAGGATGATGGGAACACGGCAGCAGTCTGTGGAAAGTCAAGTCAAACGCCGGTTACTTTAAGAGTTACAGATAAAGGAtgatacaaacagaaacattgtgagagtcttttattttatttttacatgataattcctttttttttcacttctctaCCTTTTTAAAGTCACTTGTGAGgatattcttatatatatgtgttttttaatcacaattCCACAATATGATCCTGTATCATCACATCACTAGTCCACAAAGAGATGTAACTCTGGTTACATCCATATATATCAGAAGATTAGACATTAGttcaaatagtttttctgtctgtataatataatatttcagttattgttgtttttctactgttttttattgcttatttataatacttgttttatcttgtttttcttttactatgtctcttgtgtgcactttactctctgctgctgtaagcctgcaaatgtccccgctgcaggactaataaaggattatcttatcttatcttattaataaACTGTCTTTAATTAGACTTCATTGAGTCTTAAATAACATCTATGAaccataagataagataagaaggattacagcagcatagagatagtgcaaacaagagacattgtaaaataaaacctgtattataaataagtaataaaagtactaaacaggaaataatgattaaataagtaaaaacaaatgaaaataaaataaatccacaataattaaaacaaaatatatatattaacggATCCTTTGTAGTTAAATATGTGCTTCACTGGTTTATTTAGTCGACTGTTGCAGTTTAATAGAAGTTAAACGTGTTTTATTAACGCTTCCGGTCTCCCTCCACATGTGGCTAATGTTTTTAGCTTATCGTGCTAGCTAGCTCGTTAGCCAAACAAAGCTAACGAGCTAGCTAGCAAACATGGCGCCGTTTCAGGTGTTCCTTAGGTGACTGAGCTGACACCCACCTGCACAGTCCAGCGACACTAAACAGCCTGTAAACCAGCAGGCTGTGCTCCGTCTGCCTCAAAAACAGCCAGCAAGGCGCTAAGCTCGAACAGGCTAGCTAGGCTAACATGGCGACGGGTTGTTGGAACTCTCGCGAGAGTTGGACTGAAGTATCGTCCAGACTGAGCACCCAGATCTCGTTCCCTGTTTTCCACCTTAAAGCTAGTttttaggttaaaataataataaaaaaatataagtataatttagattttttttccagccaTAATTACATATTGtattaaagtaaaattacaacaaaatatatatttataaacaatttgttttttaatgattatattGTGTGGTATAATCATAATCATTAAAATCTATTAAAAGTACTGTTCCATTATATATTCTAATAATAGGTTATTATTACTCTTGCACTAATGTAAAAGCAGAAGTAtactgttgtagttggtttAACTATAAACTAACTAAAGTGGTAAGATATAAATTTGTACTTGAGTTAATTACTTTACTGGTATCAACTTAGTCTGATTTACAAATAGAACTTTTCCTAAGAAAGCACATAAAAGAATATTTTACATGAAACTTCTTCAATTAATGCTTCAATTTCATTTGAGTTTTAATCATCCAACAATTCAGGGTTTTCAATATACAAAATCATTAAGTCTCTACCATCGTTGTGATTaatatttgtgaaaatgttttttatttaaccggttattaaaaaaaaaaaaaaaaaaaaaaaaaggtatatgaATAGTATTTTGAACAAAATGTCTTAAGTATTGATCAGAGTAAAGAAAAGAACCAGACGCGTGGCAGTAGTTTGTCaataggacatttttatttcatacgTCTGTTGTCTTTATTCAAATTACAGTAATATACTTGCTGAGATGACCGCCGGCTGCAGCCTGGACAGCTAGAACTGACAGCTCTTCTACTTGAAgcaaactttgtttttcctgtttttttttttcctcattttttaaaattattcttgcaacagaaaaaaaaaaaagcacatatgccatgaagaagaaagaggagaagaagaagaagaagaagaagaagaataagaagaagaagaagaagagtggtGTGTCGGTGACGTCGTCAGGTAGGAAGGGCtatagtctaaaaaaaaaagaaaacagaaaaacaaaaagaaacggCGCGCGTCGTACATGTTGTAAAAGGATCAGAATATGGCACATTTGGTCCACGTTGGTAGTTTTATTATCTCGTTTTCAAACatgtaataaacaaaaacaaaaaaaagaaaacagatcatagttgttgtttttccccagAAGCACAGCATTAATGACAGCATATTGAAAACAAGACTAGAGGGGGCCGCTCTTTaggtttctctctttttgttaaaATCTTGGTTCGTCAGCCAATCGTTTGTTTTCTATTCTCCCTGGtacagtaatattattattaatatcttCTTTCCATCCAGAATGagaggggtggggtgggggcaGGGGGGCGGAGCTTCGTGGATGATTGACAGGGATGGCTTTGGACATTCACAGGAAGTAGTCGGGAGTGCGTCTGGTCACATGGGGCTCGCCGCGGCGGGGGGCGGGGTCAAACTGAAGGCTGAGGAGGCAGAAAGAGGTTCGTTAGTGATGACGTCATTCAGACAGTTTAACATGAATGCGTTTGACTGCTTCATGTAGTTTTCTTTCCGTCCGTCTTCCATGTTTATGTCACGATACGTTGGTTTTTGTCACATTGCTtcaccaataaaataaatagattatcCCACATCGTTAGTGACAGAAAATAACCTTTTGGTGCACGTTGTAAAACATGACGGagacattttacagttcttcTCATTTAAATGATATAGAGATAAAGGTTTTTAAACTTACAAAGAGTATTTCAGAGTGTCGTCCAGTTCCATGATGGCTGCCTGGTTTCCACAGCGGTAGCAGTAGTTTGGAGCACTGAAGATGGTCACCACGTTCTTGTCATGGCCCCAGTTGTAGCCCTGAAGGTTCAAGAACACGAGTCACATGTGAGCCAGAAAAATTGTGGAAAAAAGTGACCAAAGCAGCTTCCCTTCattatacaatattttaaaagatgCTGAAAAACGTTGAGATTAGATTTCTGACCGGTCTACAAGTTATCTCTTCTTTTAGGATGGATTTTAAACTTCACTCATTTAATCCTTCACAGCCTCTCTGATCCTCTGCTGCcgtttatttaaatacaaactatcacacaaataagaaaaatcGGCAGTTCAGACTTTTCTACGGGTAGAAAGAAGGACTGGGGGGGACGTGAATTATAACTCATggtgtgttcaaatgtaatcttgtagaCGCTTTGGGtgataaacttgaataaatccagtagagagagagagagagagagagagagagagacagacagagagacagagagggagagacagagacagacagagagagacagacagagagagagacagacagacagagtgtgtgtgtgtgtgtgtgtgtgtgtgtgtgtgtgtgtgtgtgtgtgtgtgtgtgtgtgtgtgtgtgtgtctcaggtgaATCTCAGTGGGAGTGAAACTGGTTCAGGAACTGGAGGAGCTCTGCACTCTTAAAACTTCATTATATcacgttgccatggagacagtGGAGACatggagagttttttttttaggatacTTCAGTCCACTTGTAGGGGATGATGTGGctcaaataaaaagtaaagggtgctggttccagctttttaaatatgatgatGTGCTGCTAGTTTTTTTATCGTAGAttcaacatttttggggggtttcgGTCTGAGGAGCAGTTTCAGGACGTCACTTTGGGATCTGGAACTTTTgtacatttcatatatttgttgTAGATCAAGAGGAGAGTAGaactttttacaaatctgcatcctttttatcagtttataacatttaaatgaccGATAAACAGAGTTTGTCTGGTGCTCGTCTCACCTCCATGACCAGCTGATGGGCGCGGGACACCAGAGTGAGGCCGTTGGCGTGGTTGAAGGTTTCAGAGATGTCCTGTCCGAAGGTGTAGCCGGCTCCTCGGGGGGAGATGCCCCACCCACCACGATCATCGGGGTCGGACCACAGCAGGTCACACATGGGACCCTGAAGCAGACACAGACCCAGAGTCAGTATTAGAGAACCACATCAGGTCTTACATGGGACCCTGACCCCAACAACTGTCCTCCAGCTTTGTTATTAACTGGGTAAATCAACAAGTCTTTCTCAATCACAATCAATGACAAACCTTCTGTCAACAGAAAGGCGCcttttacaaacacaaagagaaaactATAATATGAGAGAAATATAAAGAAGTGGAAGACAAAGTCGGACCAAATGTTACAAAGTTTAAACTGACAAATGGAGGACAGCTGGTGAGTTTGGTCAGACGTTGGGACGCTAGGCTACACATGTCTAAAATCTACCACTagacagagtagaagaagaagaaaaagagggtgtgaacaggaaataaaacaagtctGTTCAGTTACAGGACCATACAGGAGAGAGAAATATGTAATAGTTCTTTGAAGACAGCGGGTATGaatcatgtttcatgttgtctGGAGACAAAGACGAGCTTTAACACGTTAAGGGAACAGCTGATCGGTCATGCAAGTTAAACGTTAACTGCGTCAGTTTCTCATaatccacaaaaacacatcaagggagtgtactttatttatttttattttttttaatggcaaatTGGGGTTTTTTCTTGGCGCTTTTCTGATGCAATACGAAGAAACTTAGTGAAAAACACGTGAATGGAAACACGGCGGTTGTTGCTCTGGATGACATcttccttcatcaccatcaacacacacaaatacacactagggcaccaaatgtggattcatccgccgctgaaaatagtccccaacaaatacTCCATCTGAACTGACACCCTGTGTTTTAGcatttcaatgtgtgtgtgtgtgtgtgtgtgtgtgtgtgtgtgtgtgtgtgtgtgtgtgtgtacctcatGTGGGACTTCCTGCAGGCGGTCCAGAGCTCGTATGTGATCCAGAGTGTCTATGGAGGGAGACAAACCTCCGTGGAGACAGaagatctgaaaaaaaagacagaaggaaaGAAACATGAGGACGTCTGCTTTAGAGATACTAAACCGCCATTCTATCATCACAAACACTTTCTCAAAGACGACGCTGTTTCACGGCGAGCAGCTAAACATGGTGCCTCTCCTGACAGACAGTATCGGCGTTACCTGTCCGTCCACCAGCGCGGTGAGGGGCAGGTAGTCGAACAGGTCTGTGAAGTACTTCCAGACGTTGGCGTTGCCGTACTTCCTCAGGCACTCGTCGTAGAAGCCGTAGACCTGCGTGATCTGCCGCGACTCGTGGTTCCCTCGAAGGATGGTGATTCGCTCCTGGAAACGAACctgagcagcaaaaaaaaaaaaactgttattagaatgttttttatgtttttcttgaaGGAATATAGAGGTACTTTTGTGCTCGTTATTATCTACATTTATTACAGAAAGATGAATGTTAGgaatcaaacagaaacaaaagataaaactaaataaccaactgaatttattttcatttagagctgaaacaattagcgGATTAGACGATCTATTAACTAATTAATAACTATTTTGATCaatgattaattgtttcaaTCAGAAAAGCCACATATTCTCAAGTTGCAgctttttacatataaatatttgCTACTTCTCTTTGTCTTATGTGACACTAAACATAGTGTCTTTGAGTTCTGACTGCTTGTCGAGGATCAGAGCACTTATGCAGaattatgcagaataatatatataaaatttatattctatgtatatatatatatataaaatatatattctactttacaTACTGCTGGGTGGATTGTTgctatattataaataattgattatgttttatatttttaatctgaatctgcaaagtaactaaaaaTATAGTGCAATAAAAAGATTTGCCGCCGAGGTGTAGAAGTACAACGTagcagaaaagagaaatacttTGGACTTAAGTACATGTATTTTGCTAAACcccctgattttttttaatgcgtTTTTGATTACAGAGCTGATGTATTAGtgatattttgtttcctttctgccattttgttttacacatatatacactttCCAGAAGTTGATgaaatttaagactttttaaagacCTTATTTTGGGAGCTGAATGTTTTCTAAGACTTTTAAACTTCTGCATCGTGAACATGAAGTAAACTCTCAGCGGCGGCGTTCTACCTTTAGCGTGACGAGCAGCGTGACCGTCTCCACGGAGTAGTAGCCTCTGTCCACGTAGTCTCCCATGAACAGGTAGTTGGTGTCGGGAGACTTTCCTCCGATCTTGAACAGCTCCATCAGGTCGTGGAACTGACCGTGGACGTCGCCGCACACCGTCACCGGGCATCGAACCTGCGACACAGGACACCATGTCAAAAAAACGGCGGTTCAACAGCTACGGGAcaaagaatgttaaatacatttagttaatgtttttatattctatGTTGAGACTACAACATTAGtatatttttgtcacatttgtcTTTGATATACAACTAGGAGGACGGCGAGACGGTTTTATGaggaaagcaggaaaaaaaaaaacattcttgttTCACAAAGTTGTCCTTTTTTTAGACTTCCTTCtaatcttttacattttcttataaaTTGAGTCGATTAACTTCTTTATGCTCTCAGGACTTAAAGAATAATTtcaataaaagttataaaacatTAATCTTCTGACGGCAGCGGACTGCTCTTAAAATGTACTctaattatattgtattttccAGTCACCTTTGttgttatattatttttgtctaaCTTTAAAACCTGATTTGGGAAAGCAGAACATGATTATGAGCGAATACATCTgatattttcttattctttactcttaaatgaatgcattatcAGTTATAAATACAGTTTCTCTCAGAAGTTGGGTGTTGTTCAGATCAGCGactctttaaaacaaaactatttccTCAGATGATTTCCcaacaaaaggaagaaaaacaggaagtagagtgctacaataaaaacatcagtaaGATAAATTTGTGAAAACTCAACTAAATCTACTGCGAGAGACATACAGAGTAAATATCATTGTCTATTAAGGATATAGTTATTGGGTTTTTATACGTTTGCTGGCAGATTGATTTCTAAGAGGAATCATTATAAGACTAACGTGTGAGAGCGCCTGCAGCTCAGCAGAAACACAGTTCACAGAGTAAACAAGGTGTGATGTTGTTCCTGTTCTGGTCCAAACACACCAGAGGGAACAACACAGAGTCAGCATCCCGATTCTTAAATATCATAAAAGACTTTCATTATAGACAGAAGTTCAGTTTAACCACAACTTCTATTTACGATTCATCGTTAAAGTACAGTTTGTTCTTATGGGCTTATTTTTACCAGAGATTAAAAGGACCAATATAGGATATTTATACATTAGCTTTGACAAACAGATCTATTCATGAGtcgttttaatgatgttttataatctgtttagagTTAGTGTTATCAACATCATGATAGCGTTATAATTAACCTTCGCTCAGTAATCGTAtttactgaacagagcctgaacgcagcCCTTAGTTCTGTTAGTTAACCCATCGGCTGCTAAGCTAAACGCTAACGGATCGGTGACTAGAAAGAATGAAGACAGATCAAAACTCATCAGATACATTTTCATCCAATCATGTTATTGACTAATAAACCAGGCGATTCAGCTGTTTGAGGTCCATCTTAGATGTTCACTCCTCTATATACTCGCTCTTTATTGAAATGAATGGTCTCCCAGTATCTGACAGCCGTCTCATACTGGAAACCAACCAGGAAGTGCTGAATGTTTCTGGTGCATTTTGGGAAATCTCACCTCCTGGACGTTGGACTCCTTGGTCAGAATCTCCTTGGCctggagaggaaacaaacagatcatttatttaagacatttaaGTTTTAATAAACCTCTTCAGACGGACACGCAGACAGTGACTCATGTCAGAACGCCTCCACGTTCAGCATCGATGACAGATCAGCGGGTTATTCTGAGGCGCTGAAAGCTGTGTGACCTCACAGGACACCGTAGCGGTAGAAATAAGTTGGTCACAGATAGAAAAGCAAACAGGAAACACCCAGGATTGTTTAGGTTTCACCGTCGGGTCGGattagtttatttaaagtataaacATAAAGGAATAATGTTCCCAGAGTTTAAGGTGACGTCTTCAGATACGCCCTTTGGTCAGAACGCAAAGATATTTGTTGAACaatgatatataaaaaagaaaaaagcaggaaatcctcacatttgatgAGAACAGGCTCGTTTCTCTGTTTCTATCAGTTGTTTTTCTGCCGTACTTTAGTAAACAGATCAGAGCTTTTGAATAGCAACTGTATtgatttatctttattaaaatgaGAAGGTGATCTAGTTTAACAGCCCAACAGAAGGAAGACATCAATACACCTTTAACTACAGTAGTTAAAGGTTTATTCTGTCCTGTTCCCACAGTgatggaatgaactccccactgacctcaggacaatattagtttgtttctgcacttattgtattcatattagtttgttgcactcaTTGTATTcacattagtttgtttctgcacttattgtattcgtattagtttgttgcaattattgttttcgtagtaatttgcctctgcactatacttttgctctggtttatgctttaagatgcttgtttaagaaaggagatgcacttatgacttctggtgactagtagttctcttgaacacccatgttgaatacacttcctgtaagtcgctaaa
This sequence is a window from Anoplopoma fimbria isolate UVic2021 breed Golden Eagle Sablefish chromosome 13, Afim_UVic_2022, whole genome shotgun sequence. Protein-coding genes within it:
- the zgc:101664 gene encoding shieldin complex subunit 3, which codes for MEDVVLHYQPGSAAGLSGLLERTERLLESFPCRTPPVFTPWYPAAADRHPPIRPARPAPVITTCPAGSLVSDCRTHAGTVHVPPGNPPEPEDAAFISETPKHLLPQREVSGHKDVLPVTDSPLKRSWSIFTQSGVLQNESLSKSFHHVVSVHRLHLHQRAKWVIGRHNCGGGRDIEQVWRSLSRSSGLPPCNANVRREREEIWVFCDVVRSEQVGRFLKEELQLSGRIELSVHRCGNIFSM
- the LOC129100837 gene encoding serine/threonine-protein phosphatase 2A catalytic subunit beta isoform: MEDKSFTKELDQWIEQLNECKQLSENQVRTLCEKAKEILTKESNVQEVRCPVTVCGDVHGQFHDLMELFKIGGKSPDTNYLFMGDYVDRGYYSVETVTLLVTLKVRFQERITILRGNHESRQITQVYGFYDECLRKYGNANVWKYFTDLFDYLPLTALVDGQIFCLHGGLSPSIDTLDHIRALDRLQEVPHEGPMCDLLWSDPDDRGGWGISPRGAGYTFGQDISETFNHANGLTLVSRAHQLVMEGYNWGHDKNVVTIFSAPNYCYRCGNQAAIMELDDTLKYSFLQFDPAPRRGEPHVTRRTPDYFL